A window from Corynebacterium urealyticum DSM 7109 encodes these proteins:
- a CDS encoding aspartate carbamoyltransferase catalytic subunit, with translation MKNLLSISDLTPNEILSIMDEADRFAEALKGREVKKLPTLRGRTVFTMFYENSTRTRASFETAGKWMSADVINISASSSSVKKGESLRDTALTLKSIGADALVMRHPSSGAAQHVANFIGDTAVINAGDGSNQHPTQALLDATTLRRQRGDLSGQHVVIVGDILHSRVARSNAQLLNALGADVTFVAPPTLLPIGVENWGVRVSHDLDAELPSADAVMMLRVQAERMNGGFFPSHREYATRYGLSKARHAMLKPDAVVMHPGPMLRGMEINYSVADAPNTVVLQQVTAGVHVRMAILFQLLIGGHSASETETDA, from the coding sequence GTGAAGAATCTGCTTAGCATTTCCGATCTCACTCCGAATGAGATTTTGAGCATCATGGACGAGGCGGATCGCTTCGCCGAGGCGTTGAAGGGCCGCGAGGTCAAGAAGCTGCCGACCCTGCGGGGACGCACCGTGTTCACGATGTTCTACGAGAACTCCACCCGAACCCGGGCCAGCTTCGAAACGGCGGGGAAGTGGATGAGCGCGGACGTCATTAACATCTCCGCGTCTTCCTCGAGCGTGAAGAAGGGCGAGTCCCTCCGGGACACGGCACTGACGCTGAAGTCCATCGGCGCCGATGCGCTGGTCATGCGCCACCCGTCCTCCGGAGCGGCGCAGCACGTTGCCAACTTCATCGGCGATACGGCCGTGATCAACGCTGGCGATGGCTCCAACCAGCACCCCACCCAGGCGCTGCTCGATGCCACGACGCTGCGCCGCCAAAGGGGTGATCTGTCGGGGCAGCACGTCGTGATCGTCGGTGACATCCTGCACTCCCGCGTCGCCCGCTCCAACGCGCAGCTGCTCAATGCTCTGGGCGCGGACGTCACCTTCGTCGCACCTCCGACGCTGCTTCCGATCGGGGTGGAGAACTGGGGCGTGCGCGTCAGCCACGATCTTGACGCGGAGCTGCCGAGCGCCGACGCGGTCATGATGCTGCGGGTCCAGGCGGAGCGCATGAACGGTGGTTTCTTCCCCTCGCACCGCGAGTACGCCACCCGATACGGACTGTCGAAGGCCCGCCACGCCATGCTGAAGCCGGACGCGGTCGTCATGCACCCCGGTCCGATGCTGCGCGGCATGGAGATCAACTACAGCGTCGCGGACGCCCCGAACACCGTCGTGCTCCAGCAGGTCACCGCCGGTGTCCACGTCCGCATGGCGATCCTCTTCCAGCTGCTGATCGGCGGCCACTCCGCCTCCGAGACCGAGACAGACGCTTAA
- the pyrR gene encoding bifunctional pyr operon transcriptional regulator/uracil phosphoribosyltransferase PyrR: MNPTVDSHSVVLLNPDDVNRTVARIAHQIIEKTALDSGSARRVVVLGIPSGGVPLAERLQKKISEFSGVDVFQGSLDITLYRDDLGRGPHRALKPTIIPDEGIDGATVILVDDVLFSGRTIRAALDALRDLGRPDAVQLAVLIDRGHRQLPIRADYVGKNIPTAASEDVTVALHELDGRDEVTLTRSTTPADQQPANQGGQVPPAADKGRA; encoded by the coding sequence GCACGGTCGCACGCATCGCGCACCAAATCATCGAGAAGACGGCTCTAGACAGCGGATCCGCCCGGCGGGTCGTGGTTTTGGGTATTCCGTCTGGGGGAGTGCCGCTCGCGGAGCGGCTGCAGAAAAAGATCAGCGAATTCAGTGGCGTGGATGTGTTCCAAGGCTCGCTGGATATCACGCTGTACCGGGACGATCTGGGGCGCGGCCCGCACCGTGCGCTCAAGCCCACGATCATCCCGGACGAGGGGATCGACGGCGCAACCGTCATCTTGGTCGACGACGTCCTGTTTTCGGGCCGCACCATCCGCGCCGCGTTGGACGCCCTCCGGGATCTCGGTCGACCCGATGCCGTTCAGCTGGCCGTCCTGATTGACCGCGGTCACCGGCAGCTGCCGATTCGCGCCGATTACGTGGGCAAGAACATTCCGACGGCAGCCTCCGAGGACGTCACCGTCGCTCTCCACGAGCTCGACGGCCGCGACGAGGTCACCCTGACCCGATCGACCACACCCGCCGACCAGCAACCAGCGAATCAGGGCGGGCAGGTACCGCCCGCTGCAGACAAGGGGCGTGCGTAG